AATGGAGAGCTCCCGTAGATCCGCCATGGACCGTTCCCGAGAACCGGGCTTGAAGCGGCCTCGATTGGCGGCGGAGGACGCGGCGGAGAGGGATCGCGCTGCCGTCTCCACCAAACGCGACCCTCGGCTCAGGGCCGTCGGCCAGCCGCTGGATCCCAGGGTTCCCAGGCCTCCTCGGGTGGGGGACAGGGAAGGGAGCGACGATGCGCCGAGAGGAGGGTCGCATCAAGAGCTTGTGGCGCAGTACAAGACGGCGCTTGCGGAGCTAACATTCAATTCCAAGCCTATCATCACTAATCTGACTATTATCGCGGGAGAGAGTCTTCATGCCGCTAGGGAAATTGCTGCCGTCGTCTGCGCCAACATCCTCGAGGTGATCCGATCTACTTGAACTCTATTCGATTATGAAGTCTGATCTTGTCTGTGAGGTAGATGAACACTAGTTCTTTCAATTCTATTATATGGCATGTTGTGGTTCTAATCGAGGATGAGCCCTTGCAAGAAGACTTCTGGGGCAAGAGATGTAGTATTCAATAGTTAACTCGACTAGTGGTGCTTGATGATTTCTGATGATTTCCGTATGTGAGATATCATCCTCTGATGTCTCAGAGAAGGCTATTGAACACTTGTGTACATCATTCATTCTCCTTCAACACTGCCGAGTTGATTTAAATGTTTCCTTGAATCAAGTAATTTTTACCAGGTGCAGTTCTAAGTGAGCCCCTCGCATGCTTATCTTTTGGTTCTGAGTTGCCAGTAAACATATTTGAATTTCATTAAAAAGTTATGTGCTTCTTGAATTTGTTGAGGATGTGGTATTGCTTGATATTGGGACACCTTAAAGATTTTGTCCAATGGAAGGGTCCTTCAAATGCCCTCTCCATGACTAAAAGCCGTTGCTTCTTCTGTTAATTAATTTACTAGAATTTCTCATATAGAATAAATAACTCATGCAGCTCTATGATTAAAACTGCAAAAGGAATATTTTAGGTTTAAACACTCGAGATTGATCGTTATCAATCAAATATGACATGATCCTTTCAGGCTGAATTTACATGGAATTCTACCATGACGTACAGCAGATGCCAAATTATGTGAAATGTTGCTGGTGACTTGTTGAGCACATTAATATGATCATTGAAAGTCAATGATGCAACTCTTTGGAATGTCATATCAAGGTTTGTCATCATCAGATTAGTATCTGATCGATAGGAATTTGCTGGGTCTATCAACATCAGGTGAAACCTGGTAGAACTATAAAATTCATATTTGGTTGTAGTTATTTAAAATTGATCAGAATCAACTAGGATCTGTCAGGAAATCTGTTGGCTAGTTCCAAGTGATATTTGAGATAGGATTGATGATTGCTTTGCCTCAAAATTTGATGGTTTGGGATGAGCTTCACTTGATCTTCCCAATCTGGATGGGCTAGGCCGATTTTTTGATCCATAATTGTGCTGGTCACTGGTCACGTTGGACCGGCCAAGGTTCTGAATCCTTTTATGGCTTAAGGCTAATTAATGGCTTAAATATTAGATCTGCCTTGTGCTGGCCAGTTTCAAATCTTTATCAAATTCaaccaaaagttttttttttttttgtcagggCACTTGCTTTGTCAAATTCATTCAAATCTTGTGCTGCAGGATGTACCACATATTTATTATCAATTAGTACCAAAAAAATTTAACAGCACTGGCTTTGTAACTTTTAAATCTAGGAGCATTATATTGAATGGAAAGGTAAATTAGGAGCATCTTAGGAGGTTGATATGATTATAATTCCATCCATTGCAAAGTTGTACATGTTGTAAAGTGAGTAAATGTAATTAGTTTTCCTGTTGATGGGACCTAGTCCATGTTGTTAAATGATTGATTTTGTCTGTCCAATGGTTGTGAGATTGGGATCGATATTTCATCAGAATACCAAAAGTCTCCCCAAAATTTCCAGAATAGCATGTTGTGCGAAACATAACTACATAAGGTGGCAAACAAAGCATGTCATTCTATACATCTTAAATCATGTTCTTTTTGGTTCTTTCTACCTTATTTTTAGCAAGATTTCAATATATATTAATCCACATTATTCTCTTTAGAATTATTGATTTAAATCAGCAGGTTTCTTTGAAAACTTTTTATTGTTAAGAAGTCCTAATTGCTTGTGAGATGCTTCCCCAACTTTAAGTTTTTTCGATGTTCATACTCATTGGAATTTTTTAATATCCTCTGTCCCTGGCCTCTAGTTTTGAGATAATATTGATGATGTATTGTTGTAATGCTGACCTACAGGTACCCAATGAACAAAAGTTGCCATCCCTGTATCTCCTAGATAGTATTGTGAAGAATATTGGAAGAGATTATATCAAATGTTTTGCTGCAAGGCTACCTGAGGTAGATTCTGCTGTTAAGGTTATGATATCTCAGATTTCATCATTTTGTTTGCTGTTAAGCATATTTTAGCATCGGTCCCTACTTTCTGTTCCTTTCTCACCCCCTTCAGTTCTCCCTCTCATCTGGTGTGATGCTTTTAATTACTAGGTCTTCTGCAAGGCTTATAAACAGGTTGATTCTTCTATTCATTCGAGTATGAGACATCTGTTTGGGACATGGAGAGGAGTCTTCCCCCCTGCCTCACTTCAGATAATTGAAAAAGAACTTGACTTCCCACCAATCACCAATGGTTCATCGAAATCTGAATCATCAAAACTTGATTCCCAACCACAGCGTCCAGCCCACAGCATTCACGTGAATCCAAAGTACCTGGAGGCAAGACAGCGGCTTCAACAATCATCTAGGGTAAGTATGTCAAGTATGATTTTGGAGATCATCTTTATTGGCTTTGTTCTGCTTTGTAGTCTTAACAGTTATTAAACTGTTCTAGTCTGTTAATGTGTTCCTAAATACTTTTGTTGACTGTAGAAGTTTCCCAAACCTTTTCAACAAACATACTAGTGTTGTGGTCAATTAGGTGTGGTTACTTTTACTTTTGTTGGATAAGTGTGTTTGCATTAGGATGTCTAAAAAGTGTAAATTATCATGAGAAATCACTTCAACTAGTAGGATTTATAGAAAATCAAGAATGTGGAAAATGGTGAATGAATCGGTTTCACATCTTGGTCGTAAAGGATACTGTAGTAGAAATAGAATTTGGATGTTTCTTGGATATATAGGCTATTCACCTGtagtaaatataaaaaaaatgaatatgCATTAGAATAAGGGAAAAGGTTCCTACATGATTTCTCAGGGTAATGTTGAGTTAGCAAGATGGCCAAAGGGTGGAAAGCTGAGAAAGAAGATTTATTTGTCTAAAATTGTCTTTAAATATACTTGTATATCATCAATCTTTTACAtatttaccaagagttttgaatATAAGCTCTTGTTGTAATAGTAATGTTTAAAGCTTGGGTTATACTGGTCGATACCGACTAATATTTACCAGTTGGACGGTTCACCATACATGGATCAAACAGTTTCACTTGTACTGGTACAAAACCAAGCTCAACGCCTTGTTACGAACTTAGCTGATTTGCAGTGGGTCAGCCTACTTTTGATTTTGTGCAGTGCCGAAGAGTTTGCAGAGGGTCAGCCTACTTATCTTGTTTTTCACAGTTTACTGTTAGCTAAACGGATGGACAAGCACTAGAATTTTTTTCTCTATCATATGTCAATTGATTATTTTGGTACTTATTTTCTGTTTTTATACTGTCTGTAGAATATtgttacttgtcattcttagtacCTCAATATAACCTTGTTATGTTGATTATCTTGTTTGGTTGGTGAAGGCCAAGGACATAAGCAGTGATGATTTCAGTGGTGTGGTTAGTACAATTGATGATGCAAAGAGGTATGACAGAATCACTACGGTAGGAAATTCAAGGCAATGGAAAAATCTACCTGCTAAAATGCCTGTATGTTATTTCTTGCCCGTTGTTTTCATTATTAGTTCCATAAGTAAATTTCTCTTTTTTAATTAAGGTCTATATTTTCCGTTAAATTAAGTTCTATTTGCAGAATGTGCAATGTCCTCAACAGGAATTCATTAACAATGTCATCCATGATAAAAAAAGGCTTAAAGTTATTAGAGATCATGAATATTCTTCTGATCTTTCACAAGAGTTGGACCTTGGAATTGGAAGAGTTGGTGAGAGGCTTAAAGACGGAGATGGGCACAACAATGCTGGTACCAATTTTACTGAAGCACAGCTTAACAGAATGAATGAATTTgatgtaaatcatttttatgataattatcaAGTCTCTGGATCTAGACGATCTAATACTCTGCTAAGTTCAGTAGATTTAGGTGATAGAGATAGAAGCAAGTTAGAAGCATCTAGAAGCTGGAAGAACTCTGAGGAGGAAGAGTATATGTGGGATGACATGAAAACAGGAACAGAGTATGGAGGTACCAACAACTCACTCAAAGGTGATTGGCATAATGCCGATGCTGATAGGTCTGTTAGAATGCAAAGTGGAAAGTGGATGTCTTTGAAGCCAGAGCATGTGCAATGCAACTTGAACAAAGTCAATGATGCTTTCCCTCGATTAGTGAAGACTAATAAGGGTGAAAGCAAAGTGCTGCCTTATGAGGTATTTATTGTTTTAATATCTTTGATCATTTTCCTTGGTATTTAAGCCCAGTAGTACATGcttttatattctttttttttcttttttgcaaagaGAATTTTGCTCTCAACTTGGTTGGATACAACCAGAAGATTTTACACTATGTATATGTTTTTCTTATTGGAAGCTGATGTAGTATTTTAGATCTCTCATATCAATTCTTGGTAATGTGGCAATTTAGTTTCTGCTAGAACTTGAGTACTGTATTTTTCTGAGCTGGTACAAAGAAGCAGAAGGTCTAGAGTCTTTTGTCATAAATTAGAACTTGCAATCAATGTATTAGCGAAGGCAGGTAAACTTGGAACTTCTTTGCATTCTTGTTCGGAATGGTATATTTACATCATCCAGTTGCTTCCATTTGTCTACTAAGTGCAGCTTCAGGGTTATCAAATAAATGCTTATATCATTGAAATTTACAGGCTAATGATATTCTCAACAAGCAGGATTTTTTTGAGAAGCTTCGACCATCATCTGCTGTTTATGACACTAATTTGGGATTACGTACAGAGGCTTCTTCAGATTCACTATCACAACGGAAGGCTTCATCAGAACACCATTCCTCATCTTTCTGGACCTCCCATGAGTTACCAGCATCTTTGGTTGGATTAGATAAAAATTGCTCAAGGGCTGGTCAACCAGAAGGACAATCGCTCTCTTTCAGTGCTGGTTTATCTACAAGCATTAGTTCATCTTTGCCACTGCCTGGGCTGTGTTCTTCTGTGCCGTCTTCAACTTTGGGCCTTCATGCTAATATCCCAGGGTCAAGCGGAACTTTTGGACAGCAGTGGCAGCAAACTTTGCAGCTTCCATCACTGTCTTCAGATTTAACTCCATCTTCAACATCCATTCAACAACGGAAACCACATAACTCAATTGATCCTGATCGTCTTCGATCTCATTTGTTCTCTCAAACTGGTCATAAGCCTTTGCATCTAGCAGGTTccgtggattttgtttcaggtaaAAGTCATGCTCAACCACTTGGTGCATCCCAATCAGAGATTACTCAGCACCTTGAAGACTTATTTGATCCTACTACCTCAACATCCTATAATCAGCCAAGGGATCGTCCCCCTCTCATACAGCAATCACAATATAATCTATCTCAATGGCAGGCAGCAACACAGTCTCAGCCCTCTCGAACTGAAACCGAGACTCAACCGTCCCTTCGGAGTGAAACAGAGTCTCAACCTTCCTATCAGACTGAGAAACTGTCACCTCTGCCCCCGGGTCTTGGAACTCATCAGGCTGAAAAAGATTCTTGCACAAGCCACTCAAATGATCCTGCTGTAAGACAGCCTCACACAAGTAGTTTATTGGCTGCAATTATGAAAAGTGGTGGTCTGTTACCGAATAATTCAATCAGCAACCTTCAAAAGCCAAGTGTACAGCCTCCTTTGCCTGTTGGACCTCCTCCTATCCACGTTACATCAGCTGCTCCTTCAAACACTCCATCGGTTTTCCCTCCACTTTCCCTTGATGATACACCTGATCTGAAGCCACCCCAATTTGGAGACACGATACCACCCCTACCACCTGGCCCTCCTCCACCTTCCTCATCCTCGGTAGCTGTGAACTCAGACAACTCGAAGACATCTGGAGCCAATGTGAATTCACTTTCAAGTCTTCTGAGTTCATTAGTTGCAAAAGGTttgatatcctcatcatcaacTGAGTTGCCAACTACATCTACAGCTAAGCTGGTTGATAAGGCCAAGGATCAGTGTATTGGCTTTCCTAGCATCAGTATGGAGCAAGTTCCTTCATTCTTAACTACCTCATCAGGTATTCCTCCAATTTCTACAGAAGATCCTGCTACATCAAACTCAGTTGCAGGTGCTGCATTATCACAATCCAGTGCTGCTGAGTTGAAGAACCTTGTAGGCTTTGAGTTCAAATCAGAAATTATGCGTCGATTTCATCCTTTGGTGCTTACAAGCCTATTCGATGATCTAAAACATCAATGCAACATATGTGGTCTGAGGTTCAGACTTCAAGAGCAGCTCCAATGTCATCTAGATTGGCATGCGCCAAAGAAGTCTGAAATGAGCAACTTTAACCAAACGTATAGAAAATGGTTCCCAGAGATGAGAGATTGGGTCAATGGTCCTGTTGGACCACAAAGTTCTTTGGAGGCAGCAATATCGCTGGAGGAAGTTGCCCCATATGAAGAGGAATCTGAACCCATGGTTCCTGCAGACGAGAGCCAATGTTTGTGTGCATTATGTGGAGAACCATTTGAAGATATTTTCTCTGAATCAAGAGATGAATGGATGTACAAGGGGACTGTATACTTGGAACTACAAAATAAGCAAGATACTACAAGTAATATGGATGGACCAGCTGACCAACTTCCTATTGTGCATGCTCATTGTATGTCGCAGTGGTCCGCCAGACATTGCTGAGAATGGTAAAGTGGACCAACCGTATGCACCAAGTGGCCTATTTTGAACTGAAGGTGACTATGCATGGCCTTCCCTCCCATGTGCTGCTTTCACTCGGCTACAAGTCTTTTCAGGATTATTTATTAACATTGCCAAAATTGTAAGTAGATAATTGCTCCTCTTAACTTAAAATCAGATTGAAAACTGCCACTTTAAATTTCTCgatttaataatttattgttaTTTTGCAATTCTTTTCATGCTACTTTTTCCTGTAGTGCATATGAGAAAAGAATTGTCAA
This Musa acuminata AAA Group cultivar baxijiao chromosome BXJ1-2, Cavendish_Baxijiao_AAA, whole genome shotgun sequence DNA region includes the following protein-coding sequences:
- the LOC104000249 gene encoding uncharacterized protein LOC104000249 isoform X3, with protein sequence MEMESSRRSAMDRSREPGLKRPRLAAEDAAERDRAAVSTKRDPRLRAVGQPLDPRVPRPPRVGDREGSDDAPRGGSHQELVAQYKTALAELTFNSKPIITNLTIIAGESLHAAREIAAVVCANILEVPNEQKLPSLYLLDSIVKNIGRDYIKCFAARLPEVFCKAYKQVDSSIHSSMRHLFGTWRGVFPPASLQIIEKELDFPPITNGSSKSESSKLDSQPQRPAHSIHVNPKYLEARQRLQQSSRAKDISSDDFSGVVSTIDDAKRYDRITTVGNSRQWKNLPAKMPFYLQNVQCPQQEFINNVIHDKKRLKVIRDHEYSSDLSQELDLGIGRVGERLKDGDGHNNAGTNFTEAQLNRMNEFDVNHFYDNYQVSGSRRSNTLLSSVDLGDRDRSKLEASRSWKNSEEEEYMWDDMKTGTEYGGTNNSLKGDWHNADADRSVRMQSGKWMSLKPEHVQCNLNKVNDAFPRLVKTNKGESKVLPYEDFFEKLRPSSAVYDTNLGLRTEASSDSLSQRKASSEHHSSSFWTSHELPASLVGLDKNCSRAGQPEGQSLSFSAGLSTSISSSLPLPGLCSSVPSSTLGLHANIPGSSGTFGQQWQQTLQLPSLSSDLTPSSTSIQQRKPHNSIDPDRLRSHLFSQTGHKPLHLAGSVDFVSGKSHAQPLGASQSEITQHLEDLFDPTTSTSYNQPRDRPPLIQQSQYNLSQWQAATQSQPSRTETETQPSLRSETESQPSYQTEKLSPLPPGLGTHQAEKDSCTSHSNDPAVRQPHTSSLLAAIMKSGGLLPNNSISNLQKPSVQPPLPVGPPPIHVTSAAPSNTPSVFPPLSLDDTPDLKPPQFGDTIPPLPPGPPPPSSSSVAVNSDNSKTSGANVNSLSSLLSSLVAKGLISSSSTELPTTSTAKLVDKAKDQCIGFPSISMEQVPSFLTTSSGIPPISTEDPATSNSVAGAALSQSSAAELKNLVGFEFKSEIMRRFHPLVLTSLFDDLKHQCNICGLRFRLQEQLQCHLDWHAPKKSEMSNFNQTYRKWFPEMRDWVNGPVGPQSSLEAAISLEEVAPYEEESEPMVPADESQCLCALCGEPFEDIFSESRDEWMYKGTVYLELQNKQDTTSNMDGPADQLPIVHAHCMSQWSARHC
- the LOC104000249 gene encoding uncharacterized protein LOC104000249 isoform X1 encodes the protein MEMESSRRSAMDRSREPGLKRPRLAAEDAAERDRAAVSTKRDPRLRAVGQPLDPRVPRPPRVGDREGSDDAPRGGSHQELVAQYKTALAELTFNSKPIITNLTIIAGESLHAAREIAAVVCANILEVPNEQKLPSLYLLDSIVKNIGRDYIKCFAARLPEVFCKAYKQVDSSIHSSMRHLFGTWRGVFPPASLQIIEKELDFPPITNGSSKSESSKLDSQPQRPAHSIHVNPKYLEARQRLQQSSRAKDISSDDFSGVVSTIDDAKRYDRITTVGNSRQWKNLPAKMPFYLQNVQCPQQEFINNVIHDKKRLKVIRDHEYSSDLSQELDLGIGRVGERLKDGDGHNNAGTNFTEAQLNRMNEFDVNHFYDNYQVSGSRRSNTLLSSVDLGDRDRSKLEASRSWKNSEEEEYMWDDMKTGTEYGGTNNSLKGDWHNADADRSVRMQSGKWMSLKPEHVQCNLNKVNDAFPRLVKTNKGESKVLPYEANDILNKQDFFEKLRPSSAVYDTNLGLRTEASSDSLSQRKASSEHHSSSFWTSHELPASLVGLDKNCSRAGQPEGQSLSFSAGLSTSISSSLPLPGLCSSVPSSTLGLHANIPGSSGTFGQQWQQTLQLPSLSSDLTPSSTSIQQRKPHNSIDPDRLRSHLFSQTGHKPLHLAGSVDFVSGKSHAQPLGASQSEITQHLEDLFDPTTSTSYNQPRDRPPLIQQSQYNLSQWQAATQSQPSRTETETQPSLRSETESQPSYQTEKLSPLPPGLGTHQAEKDSCTSHSNDPAVRQPHTSSLLAAIMKSGGLLPNNSISNLQKPSVQPPLPVGPPPIHVTSAAPSNTPSVFPPLSLDDTPDLKPPQFGDTIPPLPPGPPPPSSSSVAVNSDNSKTSGANVNSLSSLLSSLVAKGLISSSSTELPTTSTAKLVDKAKDQCIGFPSISMEQVPSFLTTSSGIPPISTEDPATSNSVAGAALSQSSAAELKNLVGFEFKSEIMRRFHPLVLTSLFDDLKHQCNICGLRFRLQEQLQCHLDWHAPKKSEMSNFNQTYRKWFPEMRDWVNGPVGPQSSLEAAISLEEVAPYEEESEPMVPADESQCLCALCGEPFEDIFSESRDEWMYKGTVYLELQNKQDTTSNMDGPADQLPIVHAHCMSQWSARHC
- the LOC104000249 gene encoding uncharacterized protein LOC104000249 isoform X4, with product MEMESSRRSAMDRSREPGLKRPRLAAEDAAERDRAAVSTKRDPRLRAVGQPLDPRVPRPPRVGDREGSDDAPRGGSHQELVAQYKTALAELTFNSKPIITNLTIIAGESLHAAREIAAVVCANILEVPNEQKLPSLYLLDSIVKNIGRDYIKCFAARLPEVFCKAYKQVDSSIHSSMRHLFGTWRGVFPPASLQIIEKELDFPPITNGSSKSESSKLDSQPQRPAHSIHVNPKYLEARQRLQQSSRAKDISSDDFSGVVSTIDDAKRYDRITTVGNSRQWKNLPAKMPFYLQNVQCPQQEFINNVIHDKKRLKVIRDHEYSSDLSQELDLGIGRVGERLKDGDGHNNAVDLGDRDRSKLEASRSWKNSEEEEYMWDDMKTGTEYGGTNNSLKGDWHNADADRSVRMQSGKWMSLKPEHVQCNLNKVNDAFPRLVKTNKGESKVLPYEANDILNKQDFFEKLRPSSAVYDTNLGLRTEASSDSLSQRKASSEHHSSSFWTSHELPASLVGLDKNCSRAGQPEGQSLSFSAGLSTSISSSLPLPGLCSSVPSSTLGLHANIPGSSGTFGQQWQQTLQLPSLSSDLTPSSTSIQQRKPHNSIDPDRLRSHLFSQTGHKPLHLAGSVDFVSGKSHAQPLGASQSEITQHLEDLFDPTTSTSYNQPRDRPPLIQQSQYNLSQWQAATQSQPSRTETETQPSLRSETESQPSYQTEKLSPLPPGLGTHQAEKDSCTSHSNDPAVRQPHTSSLLAAIMKSGGLLPNNSISNLQKPSVQPPLPVGPPPIHVTSAAPSNTPSVFPPLSLDDTPDLKPPQFGDTIPPLPPGPPPPSSSSVAVNSDNSKTSGANVNSLSSLLSSLVAKGLISSSSTELPTTSTAKLVDKAKDQCIGFPSISMEQVPSFLTTSSGIPPISTEDPATSNSVAGAALSQSSAAELKNLVGFEFKSEIMRRFHPLVLTSLFDDLKHQCNICGLRFRLQEQLQCHLDWHAPKKSEMSNFNQTYRKWFPEMRDWVNGPVGPQSSLEAAISLEEVAPYEEESEPMVPADESQCLCALCGEPFEDIFSESRDEWMYKGTVYLELQNKQDTTSNMDGPADQLPIVHAHCMSQWSARHC
- the LOC104000249 gene encoding uncharacterized protein LOC104000249 isoform X2, with the translated sequence MEMESSRRSAMDRSREPGLKRPRLAAEDAAERDRAAVSTKRDPRLRAVGQPLDPRVPRPPRVGDREGSDDAPRGGSHQELVAQYKTALAELTFNSKPIITNLTIIAGESLHAAREIAAVVCANILEVPNEQKLPSLYLLDSIVKNIGRDYIKCFAARLPEVFCKAYKQVDSSIHSSMRHLFGTWRGVFPPASLQIIEKELDFPPITNGSSKSESSKLDSQPQRPAHSIHVNPKYLEARQRLQQSSRAKDISSDDFSGVVSTIDDAKRYDRITTVGNSRQWKNLPAKMPNVQCPQQEFINNVIHDKKRLKVIRDHEYSSDLSQELDLGIGRVGERLKDGDGHNNAGTNFTEAQLNRMNEFDVNHFYDNYQVSGSRRSNTLLSSVDLGDRDRSKLEASRSWKNSEEEEYMWDDMKTGTEYGGTNNSLKGDWHNADADRSVRMQSGKWMSLKPEHVQCNLNKVNDAFPRLVKTNKGESKVLPYEANDILNKQDFFEKLRPSSAVYDTNLGLRTEASSDSLSQRKASSEHHSSSFWTSHELPASLVGLDKNCSRAGQPEGQSLSFSAGLSTSISSSLPLPGLCSSVPSSTLGLHANIPGSSGTFGQQWQQTLQLPSLSSDLTPSSTSIQQRKPHNSIDPDRLRSHLFSQTGHKPLHLAGSVDFVSGKSHAQPLGASQSEITQHLEDLFDPTTSTSYNQPRDRPPLIQQSQYNLSQWQAATQSQPSRTETETQPSLRSETESQPSYQTEKLSPLPPGLGTHQAEKDSCTSHSNDPAVRQPHTSSLLAAIMKSGGLLPNNSISNLQKPSVQPPLPVGPPPIHVTSAAPSNTPSVFPPLSLDDTPDLKPPQFGDTIPPLPPGPPPPSSSSVAVNSDNSKTSGANVNSLSSLLSSLVAKGLISSSSTELPTTSTAKLVDKAKDQCIGFPSISMEQVPSFLTTSSGIPPISTEDPATSNSVAGAALSQSSAAELKNLVGFEFKSEIMRRFHPLVLTSLFDDLKHQCNICGLRFRLQEQLQCHLDWHAPKKSEMSNFNQTYRKWFPEMRDWVNGPVGPQSSLEAAISLEEVAPYEEESEPMVPADESQCLCALCGEPFEDIFSESRDEWMYKGTVYLELQNKQDTTSNMDGPADQLPIVHAHCMSQWSARHC